A region from the Microcoleus sp. bin38.metabat.b11b12b14.051 genome encodes:
- the csx10 gene encoding CRISPR-associated RAMP protein Csx10 gives MQRIELEIKALSPLAIARQKPGGSIGEAVDYIPGTVIRGAVAAQILDLSNGRSTDLTKNGGDFQALFLSENPAIFQNAYPALIVDGDIVSKDTLEEYGVLPTTALSSKNKPGFKEEEDDPEKNGVFDTLIDRFCAEGYGYPYDPNCPKDGERVDATGITFYCKVDDEYHSLKVNKRLLTRVGINRRRATSEEEILYSLEVLNESQETKQNPVYYRGAILVEENLAESLRNFIQTRNQNFRLGGSTSRGLGKVEIHTKNPVDAKIDVSDRIAKFNKKLKERWDKWGVFGDPIKESPTSRTYFTLDLQSDAILTENWRRTTIISEKMLHQFAEVKDKDESLRLEAAYSSYDFLSGWNAGWGLMKDVELITNKGAVYLFSTTQPGLWIERLGELEMRGLGDRTCEGFGQIQICNEFHNVFREEAV, from the coding sequence ATGCAGCGAATTGAACTGGAAATTAAGGCTTTGTCTCCTTTGGCGATCGCCCGTCAGAAGCCGGGAGGTTCGATCGGCGAGGCTGTAGACTATATCCCCGGTACGGTGATTCGGGGTGCTGTGGCTGCTCAGATTTTGGATCTGTCAAATGGGCGATCGACCGATTTGACCAAAAATGGCGGCGATTTTCAAGCTTTATTCTTGAGTGAAAATCCCGCAATTTTTCAAAATGCTTATCCAGCACTGATAGTTGATGGCGATATAGTCTCTAAAGATACATTGGAAGAGTATGGAGTTTTACCTACAACAGCACTCAGTTCTAAAAATAAGCCTGGTTTCAAAGAGGAAGAGGACGATCCAGAAAAAAATGGCGTTTTTGACACTTTAATCGATCGCTTTTGTGCTGAAGGTTACGGATATCCCTACGATCCAAATTGCCCAAAAGACGGAGAGAGAGTCGATGCTACTGGAATTACTTTTTACTGTAAAGTCGATGATGAGTATCACAGTCTTAAGGTCAACAAACGCCTGCTAACGCGAGTTGGGATTAATCGTCGCAGGGCTACATCGGAGGAAGAAATACTTTACAGTTTGGAAGTTTTGAATGAATCTCAGGAAACCAAACAAAATCCTGTTTACTATCGAGGTGCGATTTTAGTCGAGGAGAATTTAGCAGAATCTCTACGGAATTTCATTCAGACTCGCAATCAAAATTTTCGGTTGGGCGGTTCGACTTCCAGAGGATTGGGGAAAGTGGAAATTCACACAAAAAATCCTGTTGATGCTAAGATAGATGTGAGCGATCGCATCGCTAAATTCAATAAAAAATTGAAAGAGCGTTGGGATAAATGGGGAGTTTTTGGTGATCCGATTAAAGAGTCACCAACAAGCCGAACTTATTTCACCTTAGACTTGCAATCCGATGCTATACTGACTGAAAACTGGCGACGTACAACTATAATATCCGAAAAGATGTTGCACCAGTTTGCAGAGGTTAAAGATAAAGATGAATCTTTGCGTTTGGAGGCGGCTTACAGCAGTTACGATTTTCTGTCTGGTTGGAATGCTGGCTGGGGCTTGATGAAAGATGTAGAGTTGATCACCAATAAAGGAGCGGTTTATTTGTTCAGTACAACTCAACCAGGGCTTTGGATTGAGAGATTGGGAGAGTTGGAAATGAGGGGATTGGGCGATCGAACTTGCGAAGGTTTTGGTCAAATACAAATTTGCAACGAATTTCACAATGTATTTAGAGAGGAGGCAGTGTAG
- a CDS encoding RAMP superfamily CRISPR-associated protein produces the protein MIVLTTLSRSIDSYTVTAVIDTALCVGAGGSSGSLADKPIVRNAEGNLLIPGSQIKGRLRHECEKIARGLGWKISESPSPGNMVIRRDKEPNIFGRSEYEVLGYNETYHCLISQIFGDPVLPSRVIFEDLICTEEPENLAEFIRPGVTINRRRGTAEEKKLYFLETSPPNVSLRFKGEIHLLPNCPSYAKPLMLAGFKHIHALGGSKSAGLGWLSWETLPNFEVTDADWDCLARGGKNAAN, from the coding sequence ATGATTGTTCTCACGACTTTATCAAGGTCAATTGATAGTTACACAGTTACAGCAGTAATTGATACAGCTTTGTGTGTAGGTGCGGGCGGTTCCTCCGGTTCCCTTGCAGATAAGCCAATTGTCCGCAATGCAGAAGGAAACCTGCTAATTCCTGGTTCTCAAATCAAAGGTCGCCTCCGCCACGAATGCGAGAAAATTGCTAGAGGTTTGGGTTGGAAGATTTCCGAGTCTCCTAGTCCCGGAAACATGGTAATTCGCAGAGACAAAGAACCGAATATTTTTGGTCGCAGCGAATACGAAGTTTTAGGATATAATGAGACTTATCACTGTTTAATTAGTCAAATATTTGGCGATCCAGTTTTGCCATCGCGGGTAATCTTTGAAGATTTAATTTGTACGGAAGAACCAGAAAATTTAGCTGAGTTTATACGTCCGGGAGTGACAATAAATCGCCGCCGCGGCACCGCAGAAGAGAAAAAGCTTTACTTTTTAGAGACTTCTCCACCTAATGTTTCACTGAGATTTAAAGGTGAAATTCATCTGTTACCAAATTGTCCCAGTTACGCCAAACCTTTGATGTTGGCTGGTTTCAAACACATTCACGCATTAGGTGGAAGTAAATCGGCTGGTTTGGGATGGCTGAGTTGGGAAACTTTACCGAACTTTGAAGTTACTGATGCAGATTGGGATTGTTTAGCAAGGGGAGGGAAAAATGCAGCGAATTGA
- the cas10 gene encoding type III-B CRISPR-associated protein Cas10/Cmr2 has translation MDSIAIGIAWCVAWGDRREPQFAIDVLQEMRRALASGEEVPAQVREIVDRVRELLAIPEKISREEFPQTITDLQNKYPNLWNQPGKIGLVYGGVTKVKQYVFEDAKLPDIRGASALLDRINLLDLPAFFDKRPESPSDKIQSLEVRKWLGKNFGGQPKLSEALIPEMIVYSTGGNILAFCPAAFVNELSDAIEKRYSFVTLTANSCAVGDKFNLLEIRFGLLRDSIEQTFWLDKYRQTYNDAVVEAYFGKLDRESNEPVQVSHVEEAFINRKSFNELTTKLAVMFNQRRSGNDFENRPSRRYPPMLETHPYLQRDESDRRSAITRATDNPDNRSEKGLPGSPWFSEVSARKRKAGDRAKNGIMKETHWYTNEEWAADVIEGWVDKFEDFLKKHPGKLQKYCGNREIKTVEVAQSLTQLGSMSNGFVAYIYADGNNMGGYIQKITTPQEYQNFSEDVDNATKYAVFQALAEHLHPRQVKENNKSESTLPDGAWIHPFEIITIGGDDIILIVPADRALAIAKTIGEQFEQILLKQVEISGVNIKGNYQANLQEKPIDLSKCHRYLSPDLEKQPKPSNCQLSTSIGVLIADYKTPIYYAKKLYEQLLKSAKKRAKELKKHGYCGGTVDFLVMKSVTAISSSIEDFRNEALTKDSSPKLKLYAAPYTLYEIGGLIESVKALKKAEFPKSQLYQIRSFLEQGKQTTILNYRYFRTRLKDVNSKLLQEKFEEAWCKPKNPENNGNLAPWMSVIEENKLTVYETIWREIVDIYDFIEIEEDSQLSSEISVDAEVEL, from the coding sequence ATGGACAGTATTGCGATCGGTATTGCTTGGTGTGTCGCTTGGGGCGATCGACGCGAACCTCAATTTGCGATCGATGTGTTGCAGGAAATGCGACGGGCGTTGGCTTCTGGGGAGGAAGTGCCGGCTCAGGTGAGGGAAATTGTCGATCGGGTTCGGGAACTTCTGGCTATTCCAGAGAAGATTTCCAGAGAAGAGTTTCCGCAAACAATAACTGATTTGCAAAATAAATACCCGAATTTGTGGAATCAGCCGGGGAAAATTGGTTTAGTGTACGGCGGTGTCACCAAGGTTAAGCAATATGTATTTGAAGATGCCAAACTGCCAGATATTCGCGGTGCATCTGCACTTCTAGATCGCATCAACTTACTTGACTTACCTGCTTTTTTTGATAAACGTCCTGAATCTCCAAGTGATAAAATTCAGTCTTTAGAAGTAAGAAAATGGCTGGGTAAAAACTTTGGCGGACAACCTAAGCTTTCAGAAGCTTTGATTCCTGAGATGATTGTCTATTCCACTGGTGGGAATATCTTAGCTTTTTGCCCAGCAGCTTTTGTAAATGAGTTAAGTGATGCCATTGAAAAACGCTATTCTTTTGTAACCCTAACTGCTAATTCCTGTGCGGTTGGAGATAAGTTTAATCTTTTAGAAATTCGATTTGGTTTGTTACGAGACTCGATAGAACAAACTTTCTGGCTAGATAAATACCGCCAAACATATAATGATGCCGTAGTTGAGGCTTATTTTGGCAAGCTGGATCGAGAGTCAAACGAACCTGTCCAGGTATCTCATGTGGAAGAGGCGTTTATTAATCGCAAGAGTTTTAATGAATTAACTACTAAATTGGCCGTGATGTTTAATCAGCGGCGCAGTGGCAATGACTTTGAAAATCGCCCCAGCCGCCGCTATCCGCCGATGCTGGAAACGCACCCTTATTTGCAAAGAGATGAGTCGGATCGGCGATCGGCTATCACTCGCGCTACCGACAATCCCGACAATCGCAGTGAAAAAGGTCTTCCGGGGAGTCCTTGGTTTTCGGAGGTTTCTGCACGAAAACGCAAAGCGGGCGATCGGGCTAAGAATGGAATAATGAAAGAAACTCATTGGTATACAAACGAAGAATGGGCTGCTGATGTCATTGAAGGTTGGGTTGACAAGTTTGAAGATTTCTTAAAAAAGCATCCCGGAAAACTTCAAAAATACTGCGGCAATCGCGAGATTAAAACAGTGGAAGTGGCTCAATCTTTAACTCAGCTTGGTAGTATGAGTAATGGCTTTGTAGCCTACATCTATGCCGATGGCAATAACATGGGTGGCTACATTCAAAAAATTACCACTCCCCAAGAATATCAAAATTTTAGCGAAGATGTTGACAATGCTACTAAATATGCTGTTTTTCAAGCCTTAGCCGAACATCTTCATCCCCGCCAAGTCAAAGAAAATAACAAGTCAGAATCGACTCTTCCAGATGGTGCTTGGATTCATCCCTTTGAGATTATTACGATTGGTGGTGATGACATTATCTTGATTGTGCCGGCCGATCGGGCATTAGCGATCGCCAAAACCATCGGCGAACAGTTTGAACAAATCTTGCTCAAACAAGTTGAAATCTCCGGCGTCAACATCAAAGGTAACTATCAAGCCAATCTGCAAGAAAAGCCGATCGATCTAAGTAAGTGTCACCGCTACTTAAGTCCAGATTTGGAAAAACAACCAAAACCTAGCAATTGTCAATTAAGTACATCGATCGGCGTGTTAATTGCCGACTATAAAACTCCGATTTACTATGCCAAAAAACTTTACGAACAATTGCTCAAATCAGCCAAAAAACGTGCTAAAGAGTTAAAAAAACACGGATACTGTGGAGGTACAGTTGATTTTTTGGTGATGAAATCTGTAACTGCAATTTCATCCAGCATCGAAGACTTCCGCAACGAAGCATTAACCAAAGACAGTTCTCCAAAACTTAAGTTGTACGCGGCACCTTACACTTTGTACGAAATTGGCGGATTGATTGAATCTGTCAAAGCGCTGAAAAAAGCTGAATTCCCCAAATCGCAACTCTACCAAATTCGCAGTTTCCTAGAACAAGGAAAACAAACAACAATCCTCAACTACCGCTATTTCAGAACCAGACTCAAAGATGTTAACTCAAAACTACTTCAAGAAAAGTTTGAAGAAGCTTGGTGTAAACCCAAAAATCCAGAAAATAATGGTAATCTGGCTCCCTGGATGTCTGTGATAGAGGAAAACAAACTAACAGTATATGAAACCATTTGGCGAGAAATTGTAGACATTTACGATTTCATTGAGATTGAAGAAGATTCCCAATTAAGTTCAGAGATTTCGGTAGATGCGGAGGTTGAATTATGA
- a CDS encoding MgPME-cyclase complex family protein, whose product MQTYYYVLASQRFLLEEEALDEVFKERIRNYNEQEKQIDFWLVKQPAFLESPTMAEIKAKCPQPAAAIVSTDPVFITWLKLRLEYVLTGEFQAPSATIPDALASLQPA is encoded by the coding sequence ATGCAAACCTACTACTACGTTTTAGCCAGCCAACGCTTTTTACTCGAAGAAGAAGCCCTTGATGAAGTGTTTAAAGAAAGAATTCGTAACTACAACGAACAAGAAAAACAGATTGACTTCTGGTTAGTCAAACAGCCTGCTTTTTTAGAATCACCGACTATGGCAGAAATTAAAGCAAAATGCCCTCAGCCAGCCGCCGCCATTGTTTCTACCGATCCTGTGTTTATTACTTGGTTAAAACTACGATTAGAATATGTGCTGACAGGTGAATTCCAAGCACCATCAGCAACTATTCCCGATGCCCTCGCATCCCTACAGCCAGCATGA
- a CDS encoding tetratricopeptide repeat protein: protein MLGITLGTRYSIIRHLGGGGFAQTYLAEDKQLPGNHLCVVKQLKPQATDPETLRVARRLFDTEAQVLYKLGNHDRIPQLFAYFEENQEFYLVQEFIEGHDLSEEIPQFPAGSPGGMKEDEVIAILQELLEILDFVHQQNVIHRDVNPRNILRRDRDGKLVLIDFGAVKEITTQITNPQPKNSLSVSIGTPGYMPSEQSHGNPKLSSDIYAAGAIAIQFLTGINPHQMPKNPDTEEIIWQDKASVSPEFAKILDKMVKYDFRQRYSSAGETLEAIKELKKYFSGTIPVLPPVVAVKKPQKPRKKLYFKILAIASFIGITIIASIYGVNTFNSANATDLHNRGITLYNLSRFEEALAAYNRAITLRPEYAEVWQEKAKTLYELKKYKESQLAYDKAIELQPEYLEAWAGRGYALDKLQQSKEAIASFDNALKIQPDYAAAWQGRGDTLLDSQRYEEAIASYEKAVQFQPDLYRAWYNRGQAYQKLKQYDRAVESYQKAVEIKFDNSDAWYNLGNVYLELNKNQEAFEAYEKAVRFQPNFYQAWYSKGIALLKMRRHEEAVQAYEQAVKLKPDYHQAWYNLGWSYHELRKYEAAIECYRKALDLNPKQSQGWYNRGNAQYNLKRYEDAIASYNEAVYVKPDYPEAWYSLGNALVAVKRFGDAIGSYDKAIRYKPDYGAAIEAKKRAESQPGISPQPPQKP from the coding sequence ATGCTTGGAATCACACTCGGCACTCGTTACAGCATTATCCGTCACTTGGGAGGCGGCGGATTTGCTCAAACTTATTTAGCTGAAGATAAGCAGCTACCAGGTAATCACCTTTGCGTCGTCAAGCAGCTTAAGCCTCAAGCAACCGATCCCGAAACTCTACGGGTAGCAAGACGTTTGTTTGATACGGAAGCACAAGTTTTGTATAAGTTGGGAAATCACGATCGCATTCCGCAACTTTTTGCTTACTTTGAAGAAAATCAAGAGTTTTATCTCGTTCAAGAATTTATCGAAGGCCACGATTTAAGTGAAGAAATCCCTCAATTTCCTGCGGGAAGTCCCGGGGGAATGAAAGAAGATGAAGTCATTGCTATTTTGCAGGAACTTCTAGAAATTTTAGATTTTGTACACCAGCAAAATGTGATTCACCGCGATGTGAATCCCCGCAATATTCTGCGCCGAGATCGAGATGGTAAGTTGGTGTTAATTGACTTCGGCGCAGTCAAGGAAATTACTACTCAAATCACCAATCCTCAGCCCAAGAATAGCTTAAGCGTGAGTATCGGTACGCCCGGTTATATGCCCAGCGAACAATCTCATGGTAATCCGAAACTCAGCAGCGATATTTATGCCGCAGGTGCGATCGCAATTCAGTTTCTAACGGGCATCAATCCTCATCAAATGCCGAAAAATCCTGATACAGAAGAAATAATTTGGCAGGATAAAGCATCGGTGAGTCCTGAATTTGCCAAGATTTTAGATAAGATGGTAAAGTACGATTTTCGGCAGCGTTATTCGAGTGCAGGCGAAACGCTGGAAGCTATTAAAGAATTGAAAAAATATTTTAGTGGTACTATTCCGGTATTACCTCCAGTTGTTGCTGTGAAGAAGCCGCAAAAACCACGAAAAAAACTATATTTTAAAATATTAGCGATCGCGAGTTTTATTGGCATTACTATTATAGCATCAATTTATGGTGTAAATACTTTTAATTCTGCTAATGCAACTGACTTGCATAATCGAGGTATTACTCTTTACAATTTAAGCCGATTTGAAGAAGCTCTAGCCGCCTACAATCGAGCCATAACTCTCCGTCCTGAATACGCGGAAGTTTGGCAGGAAAAAGCTAAAACTTTATATGAGTTAAAAAAATATAAGGAGTCACAGTTAGCCTATGATAAAGCAATAGAATTACAGCCGGAATATTTGGAGGCTTGGGCGGGACGCGGTTATGCTTTGGACAAGTTGCAACAGTCAAAAGAGGCGATCGCATCTTTTGACAACGCTTTAAAAATCCAACCCGACTATGCCGCAGCGTGGCAAGGTAGAGGCGATACTTTGTTAGACTCGCAGCGGTACGAAGAGGCGATCGCATCCTACGAAAAAGCCGTCCAATTTCAGCCTGATTTGTACCGTGCTTGGTACAATCGAGGACAAGCTTATCAAAAGTTAAAACAGTACGATCGAGCGGTAGAATCCTATCAAAAAGCAGTTGAGATTAAATTTGACAATTCTGATGCTTGGTACAACTTAGGTAATGTTTACTTAGAGTTGAACAAAAATCAAGAAGCTTTTGAGGCTTACGAAAAAGCGGTGCGATTTCAGCCAAATTTTTATCAAGCCTGGTACAGTAAAGGCATCGCTTTGCTGAAAATGCGCCGCCATGAAGAAGCGGTACAAGCTTACGAACAAGCTGTTAAATTAAAACCGGATTATCATCAAGCATGGTATAATTTAGGTTGGTCGTACCACGAATTACGCAAGTACGAAGCAGCTATTGAGTGTTATAGGAAAGCCTTAGATTTAAATCCGAAACAATCTCAAGGCTGGTACAATAGAGGCAATGCTCAATACAATTTGAAACGGTACGAAGATGCGATCGCCTCTTACAACGAAGCCGTCTATGTGAAACCCGACTACCCGGAGGCGTGGTATAGCCTCGGTAACGCCCTGGTAGCGGTAAAAAGATTCGGAGATGCGATCGGCTCCTATGATAAAGCAATCCGCTACAAACCGGATTACGGAGCCGCAATCGAAGCAAAAAAACGGGCCGAAAGTCAGCCGGGAATTAGCCCACAGCCTCCCCAAAAACCATAA
- a CDS encoding Rpn family recombination-promoting nuclease/putative transposase, with product MRFINPKIDFAFKRIFGSNQNTDILISFLNALLYDGETIIESLEIIDPSLVPPIVGLKNSYLDVKARLNDGTFVIIEMQVLNVQAFSKRVLYNAAKTYALQLTMGELYRQLRPVIALTITDFKMFDDSEDVISHFVFKERTRLSDYPDNQMELVFVELPKFHKKLEDLETIADKWIYFIKTTGTLNEVPQTMATVPQIQRAFEIANQVSLTREEFDTLQEQEFLVQDQEGSAALSKEEGREEGRQQGQINTIMRLLNRRFGQINPDVQTQIAELSIDKLNDLTEALLDFSNAEDLTAWLQANSP from the coding sequence ATGAGATTCATCAATCCCAAAATTGACTTCGCCTTCAAAAGAATATTTGGATCGAATCAAAATACAGATATTCTGATTAGTTTCTTAAATGCTCTGCTTTATGACGGGGAAACCATAATTGAAAGTTTGGAAATCATCGATCCTTCTCTAGTCCCTCCGATAGTCGGACTTAAAAACAGCTATTTAGATGTCAAAGCCAGACTCAATGACGGCACATTTGTAATTATCGAAATGCAAGTGTTGAACGTGCAGGCATTTAGCAAGCGGGTTTTGTACAATGCTGCCAAAACCTATGCACTGCAATTAACAATGGGAGAACTTTACCGACAATTGCGGCCTGTGATTGCTTTGACTATCACAGATTTTAAAATGTTTGATGACTCGGAAGATGTGATTTCGCATTTTGTTTTTAAAGAAAGAACTCGCCTATCGGATTATCCCGATAATCAAATGGAGTTAGTATTCGTAGAGTTGCCGAAATTTCATAAAAAATTGGAGGATTTAGAAACAATTGCAGACAAGTGGATTTACTTTATTAAAACCACTGGTACTTTGAATGAAGTGCCTCAAACAATGGCTACAGTTCCGCAAATTCAGAGAGCTTTTGAAATTGCAAATCAAGTTAGTTTGACACGAGAAGAATTTGATACCTTGCAAGAGCAAGAGTTTTTAGTTCAAGATCAGGAGGGATCTGCGGCTTTAAGCAAAGAAGAAGGTAGGGAAGAAGGTAGGCAACAAGGACAAATAAACACTATTATGCGTTTGCTAAATCGCCGTTTTGGTCAAATAAATCCCGATGTTCAAACCCAAATTGCCGAATTGTCGATCGACAAATTGAATGATTTAACAGAAGCCCTGTTAGATTTTTCAAACGCCGAAGATTTGACAGCCTGGTTGCAAGCTAATTCTCCATAA
- a CDS encoding NAD-dependent epimerase/dehydratase family protein: MRILMMGGTRFIGVYLTKILAAQGHEVVLFNRGNKPVPVSGVTQILGDRTNVEQLQEKLSAVEFDAVFDNNGRELSDTKPLAEIFKGRVQHFVYMSSAGVYLKSDQMPHIEGDATDPKSRHLGKCDTEKYLAESGLPWTSIRPTYIYGPQNYNDLEAWFFDRIARDRPIPIPGNGMHFTQLGHCQDLAMAMAAVLGNSRAIGQIYNVSGDRFVTFDGLARACIQAAGKSPDAIKIVHYDPKQFDFGKKKAFPMRLQHFFASVNKAVTELNWKPEFDLVSGLKDSFQNDYVVSGRDKAEIDFSVDDEILKAV; encoded by the coding sequence ATGCGAATTTTAATGATGGGCGGTACTCGGTTTATTGGGGTTTATCTTACTAAGATTTTAGCAGCACAAGGGCATGAGGTGGTGTTGTTTAACCGGGGCAATAAGCCTGTGCCGGTTTCGGGTGTGACACAGATTTTGGGCGATCGCACAAATGTCGAACAATTACAAGAAAAATTATCTGCGGTCGAGTTTGATGCGGTTTTTGATAACAACGGTCGGGAATTGAGCGATACGAAGCCTTTAGCTGAGATATTTAAGGGGCGGGTGCAGCACTTTGTTTATATGAGTTCTGCGGGGGTTTATTTGAAATCTGACCAAATGCCTCATATCGAAGGAGACGCTACCGATCCCAAAAGCCGACATTTGGGTAAGTGCGACACTGAGAAATATTTAGCTGAGTCCGGTTTGCCTTGGACTTCGATTCGCCCGACTTACATTTACGGGCCCCAAAATTATAACGATTTGGAGGCTTGGTTTTTCGATCGCATTGCGCGCGATCGCCCGATTCCGATTCCGGGTAACGGGATGCACTTCACGCAGTTGGGGCACTGTCAGGATTTGGCGATGGCGATGGCGGCGGTTTTGGGTAACTCTAGGGCGATCGGGCAAATTTACAACGTTTCGGGCGATCGATTTGTCACCTTTGACGGTTTAGCGCGCGCCTGCATTCAAGCAGCAGGCAAATCACCCGATGCTATTAAGATTGTACACTACGATCCGAAACAATTTGACTTCGGCAAAAAGAAAGCTTTCCCGATGCGATTGCAGCACTTTTTCGCATCAGTTAATAAAGCTGTCACCGAGCTTAATTGGAAGCCGGAATTTGACTTAGTTTCGGGATTGAAAGATTCATTTCAGAATGATTATGTAGTTTCGGGAAGGGACAAAGCGGAGATAGATTTTTCTGTTGACGATGAGATTTTGAAAGCCGTTTAA
- the dnaG gene encoding DNA primase, whose protein sequence is MQVPRLHPETIEEVKQRADIVDVISGRVILKKRGKEYVGLCPFHDEKSPSFTVNQSKQMYYCFGCGAGGNAFKFIMELDKRSFSEVVLELAKNYQVPVKTVEPEHRQELQRQISLREQLYEISALTAKFYEHALRQSQGEEPLAYLKSDRHLGEETIQKFQLGYAPQGWEALYSYLVEQKNYPAQLVEQAGLIVPRKSGGSGYYDRFRNRIMIPIRDTQGRVIGFGGRALGDEQPKYLNSPETELFDKGKTLYGLDTAKTAISKADRAIVVEGYFDAIALQAAGISNVVASLGTALSLNQVRQLLRYTDSKQIILNFDADKAGTKAAERAIGEIEQLAYQGEVQLRVLNIPDGKDADEYLKTYSPEQYRELLENAPLWLDWQLQQMLINQDLKQADTSQQITKKIINLLTNISDDNQLSHYLQKCAEILSKGDFRLTKMIAENLLNQVVSDWGQRLNQDETLTMPLLIRNKLKPSKQYKKQRTSSATKNSKTGFSVAARSLLEEAEAQLLQIYLHCPEYRQEVREAIEARDVQFSLSHHRFLWHLILNAELLHKMSLQIAPTELILKLQDSFIEYPTQLNQISHLFHLNEFSEKNVYRAPLVIRSAIACIEQILSIKRRRIALDMWKKTDAAIEYYQQLCAEQEWIEELERLRQVNFYDLTSIPWA, encoded by the coding sequence ATGCAAGTTCCCCGGCTGCACCCAGAAACCATCGAAGAAGTCAAACAAAGAGCAGACATAGTAGACGTTATTTCCGGTCGAGTAATATTGAAAAAACGCGGCAAAGAATACGTCGGATTGTGTCCTTTTCACGATGAAAAATCTCCCAGCTTTACCGTCAACCAATCCAAACAAATGTACTATTGTTTCGGCTGCGGTGCAGGCGGAAATGCCTTTAAATTCATCATGGAATTGGATAAACGCTCTTTCAGCGAAGTAGTATTAGAACTAGCTAAAAATTATCAAGTCCCCGTCAAAACCGTCGAACCCGAGCACCGACAAGAATTGCAAAGGCAAATTTCACTGCGCGAACAACTCTATGAAATCTCAGCACTAACAGCCAAATTTTACGAACACGCCCTGCGACAAAGCCAAGGAGAAGAACCCTTAGCATATCTCAAATCCGATCGCCACCTGGGCGAAGAAACTATCCAAAAATTTCAACTAGGTTATGCACCCCAAGGTTGGGAAGCACTTTACAGTTATTTAGTAGAACAAAAAAACTATCCGGCGCAATTAGTAGAACAAGCAGGATTAATTGTACCGCGCAAATCAGGCGGAAGTGGTTATTACGATCGCTTCCGCAATCGGATCATGATTCCCATTCGCGATACCCAAGGTAGAGTCATCGGTTTCGGCGGGCGAGCTCTCGGCGACGAACAACCCAAATATCTGAACTCTCCCGAAACAGAACTATTCGACAAAGGCAAGACTTTATATGGCTTAGATACAGCCAAAACAGCAATTAGCAAAGCCGATCGCGCGATCGTCGTAGAGGGGTACTTTGACGCGATCGCACTTCAAGCAGCCGGCATCTCCAACGTCGTCGCCTCCCTCGGCACAGCCCTGAGTTTAAACCAAGTGCGGCAGTTATTGCGGTATACTGATTCCAAACAAATTATCCTCAACTTCGATGCCGACAAAGCAGGCACGAAAGCAGCAGAAAGAGCGATCGGAGAAATAGAACAACTCGCCTATCAAGGAGAAGTACAACTGCGGGTACTCAACATTCCCGACGGCAAAGATGCCGACGAATATCTCAAAACCTACTCTCCAGAACAATATCGAGAATTGCTCGAAAACGCTCCATTATGGCTAGACTGGCAACTGCAACAAATGCTCATCAATCAAGATTTAAAGCAAGCAGATACTTCCCAGCAAATCACCAAGAAAATCATTAACTTACTAACCAATATTAGTGACGACAATCAGTTATCGCATTATTTGCAAAAGTGCGCCGAAATTCTTAGCAAAGGAGATTTTCGCCTTACCAAGATGATAGCCGAAAACTTACTCAATCAAGTAGTCAGCGATTGGGGACAGCGGCTGAATCAAGACGAAACTTTGACAATGCCACTGTTAATCAGAAACAAACTCAAGCCTAGCAAACAATATAAAAAACAGCGTACCAGCAGCGCCACTAAAAACTCAAAAACAGGATTTTCAGTAGCAGCCCGGAGTTTGTTAGAAGAAGCAGAAGCGCAATTATTGCAGATTTACTTGCACTGTCCCGAATATCGGCAAGAAGTCAGAGAAGCCATAGAAGCTAGAGACGTACAGTTTAGCCTTTCTCACCACAGATTTTTGTGGCACCTGATTTTGAATGCAGAATTATTGCACAAAATGTCTTTACAAATAGCGCCGACTGAGTTAATATTGAAATTGCAAGATAGTTTCATTGAGTATCCAACTCAACTCAATCAAATATCGCATTTATTTCACTTAAACGAGTTTTCAGAAAAAAATGTTTATCGCGCGCCTTTAGTCATTCGATCGGCGATCGCCTGTATCGAGCAAATTCTCAGTATTAAGCGGCGTAGAATTGCCCTCGATATGTGGAAAAAAACCGATGCAGCAATTGAATATTACCAACAACTCTGCGCCGAACAAGAATGGATAGAGGAATTAGAGAGGTTGCGTCAAGTTAATTTTTACGATTTAACCTCCATACCCTGGGCTTAA